Genomic segment of Myxococcus stipitatus:
GGATGGGACGAAGCTCTCCTCGGAAGAACCGAGGCGCCACCACGCTCACGTCCCAGTTGCCGCTCCCGACGCGCGCCAGCTCATTGGCGAGGCGCCGGTTGAGCGTGACGACGTAAGAGTGCGACACGGTGACGAGTCTGCGAGGCCGCTGCATGTGGCTGCTCCGATGGTCGGTGGACCCAAACAGACCCGCGTGGAGGGGTCAACCCAAGGGTGCGGTGTCGTCCTCGCGTCAACCGCCGCTCAGGAGGGAGCGGTACACGGTGAGCATCTCGCGGGCGTAGCGCTCCCGAGAGAAGCGCTCCACGGCGGTGTGCCTCGCGGCCTGGGCCAGTCGCGTGCGCAGGGCTTCGTCTCGCAGCAGCGTGCGGAGTGCATCCACCAGGGAGCGGGAGTCCCCCGGAGGAATGGCGAGGACATCCACCCCGTGCGTGAGCGCCTCGGCCGCGCCGCTCTCGCTGGAGACGATGGCGGGCCGCGCACACGCGAGGGCCTCCGCGATGGTGAGGCCAAACGGCTCCCGCCGAGTGCTCGCGTGCACGAAGACATCCAGGGCCCGGTAGACGGACGCGGGCTCGGACTGGAACGGCACCAGTCCCACGCGTCCGGAGAGCTTCAGCTGGTCGATGCGTTGACGAAGATCGGCCTCGGAGAACTGGGAACCCGGTGTCTGGTACAGCGGACCGCCCACCAGGTAGAATCGGACCGGGAGCGACGGCTCCAGACGGGTCAGCTCCGCCGCCGCGTCCAGGAAGACGTCGTGCCCCTTCCAGCGCGCGTAGGTGGCGACCAGCCCCACCCGCAGCATCCCGTCCGGAGCGCGCGGCAGACCCGCCAGGGCGTCCAGGTCCACGCGGGCCTGTGACGCCGGAGCAAAGCGCTCCACATCCACCCCGTTGTAGACGACGTGGATGGGAACGCCTCGGAGCACGGCTCGGGCGTCCTCGCCTACCGCGCTGGAGTTGGCGATGGCCACGGACGCGAGCGGCGCCAGCGTCTTCAGCGCGCGCCGCACCAACGGGCGCTCGCCGAGAAAGTCGTGGATGTGCCAGACGCGCTTCAAGCGAAGCCCCGAGGTGGCGGCGCTGAGCAGGTGCGTCTTGATGCCGTTGGAGTGCACGATGTCCGGCCGGACGTTCGCGACCTCGCGGCGAAGGGTGCGGCCGTAGTCCGCGAGGAGGAGGGGCGCGGGCGCGAGGCTCCGTGCGAAGCGCAGGGCCTCTCGCGGACCGCGCCCCCGCAGCGCGCTGTCTCCCAGGGCCGACAGCGCGGGCGGGAGCGCGAGGAGCTTCGCGTCGACTCCCAACGCGCGGGCTTCATCGAGCAGCGGGCCCGGTGTCCCCGCGAGCAGGTGCAGCGACAGCCGCGGGTCCAGGTGGCGCAAGCACGCCATCAAATCCAGCAGCGCCCGCTCGGCCCCGCCGACGACACCTACCGGGTTGAGGAACAGGACTCGCACGCACCCGGGACCGAATCAGACCCCTGTGGACCCGTCAATCCTGCTCCCTGCATTCCGGGTGACAGCCCAGACATGAAATAGAGCTGGAATTCGAGATGGAGCTGTGTTCGCTGAGTCGTGCGCGAGCGCATGACGTCGTCGGTGATGGCGTCTGGCCATGAGGCCGGGGGATGATGAGTCGGACGATGAGTCCTTCGCGCAAGTGCCCCCGCTGTGGGGTGAAACACCGCCAGGGTGTGACGGTCTGCCCGAAAGAGGTGTTTCGCGCGGACGTCGTCGCGTCGGGCGGTCCGTATCGCGCGGGCGACGTCGAAGAGGACACGGACGGAGACACGCACAAGAGCCAGCGGGGCGTGTTGCCGCCTCCCGCGAGCGCGAAGCCCTCGGCGCCGAACGCGCCCGTGGTGAACGCGGCGCGGATGTTGAAGTGGGAGGAGTCCGTCACCCGCGACATGCTGGTGGGCTCGAAGGTGGGCGACTACGTGCTCAAGCGCCGCATCGGCAGCGGCGGCATGGGCATCGTCTACGAGGGCGAACACGCGGTCATCGGACAGCGTGTGGCCATCAAGGTCCTCCGCCCGGACGTCGTGGAAGGCCGTCGCGCCAGGGACCTGGCGACGGAGGCGCGCGCTGCATCGGCCATCCGTCACCGGGGCATCATCGACATCTTCGGCTTTGGTGTCATTCCAGACGTCGGGCAGTACCTGGTGATGGAGTACCTGGAGGGCACGCCGCTGGATGAGGTCATCCACCAGCGCGCGCCCCTGCCGGACTCGGATGTGCTCCGGATTCTGGATGCGCTGCTCGGCGCGCTGGGCGCGGCGCACGCGGCGGGTGTCATCCACCGGGACCTCAAGCCCGGCAATGTCTTCATCGTGCGCGACGAGGACGGCGCGGAGACGGTGAAGGTCCTCGACTTCGGCATCGCCAAGCGCAGCGAGGCGCCCCACGGGAGCACGCCGCAGACCCACGCCAACTCGATGGTCGGCACGCCCGAGTACATCGCGCCGGAGCAGGCGCTGGGCCAGCAGGTGAGTCCCCAGACGGACCTGTATTCGGTGGGCATCATCGCCTACGAAATGCTCACGCGCCGGCTGCCCTTCGATGGGACGTCGCCCATGGCCATCGTCGTGCAGCACGTCCGCACGCCGCCGCCGAGGCCCTCCACCTTCGTGGAGCTGAATCCCGCGCTGGAGGCACTGGTGTTGCGCCTGCTCGCGAAGGAACCCTCGCAGCGGCCTACGTCGGCCGAGGCCGTGCGTCGCGAACTGAAGCTCATCCTCGCGTCGCTCACCGAGGGCGTCACGCGGCTGTCCCCGGTCAAGGTGGACGCGCGGCATCCCTCGGAGGAGACGCAGGTGATGGCACCTCGGCTGGGACGTCGCGAGCGGCGCGTGCGGGATGTCCGCCCTGGCGCACGTCCCGGGGTGATGGCTCCGGCGAGCCTGACGCCCACCGCCACGATGTTGCTGGAGCAGACGGCCTTCGATGCGCCGGGGGGCCGTCTGACGTGGCCGCGCAAGTGGTGGTGGGCGGTGGGCATGGCCGCCCTGCTCGTCATGGTGGGCGGCTGGGCCGTCCTGGCTTCGTGAGTTGAGTCGAGCCGAGCCGAGTCCGCTCAGCGCGCGAGCCGCAGGTAGGCGTCCAGCACGGTGCGCGCGTGCGCGGCCCAGGTGAAGCGCGCGGCCCGAGCCAGTCGCGAGTCGAGCGCCGGAACCGGCAGGTCGCCCGTGAGCACCGCGTCCAGCGTCCGAGCCCACGCGGGCACGTCGCCCACGGGGCAGTACAGACAGGTCTCCGCGCCGACCTCCCGGAGCACGGGCAGGTCACTGGCGATGACGGGAGCACCACACGCGAGGGCCTCGACGAGCGGGAGCCCGAAGCCCTCGGCTTCGCTGGGGATGAGCACGGCCTTCGCGTTCCGGTACAGCCCCGCGAGCGTCGCGCGCTCCTGGAACGGGGGCTGAAGCAGCGCATCTCCCATCCCCAGTCGCGCCACCTGCTCGCGCTGGGCCGCGTTCAGCGCGCCGCCCTGCTGCACCAGGCGCAGGTCGGGGTGGCGAGCGCGCAGCGCGGCGAAGACCTCGAAGAGGACATCCAGGCGCTTGCGAGGAATCGCGCTGCCGACATGCAGGAGATAGGGCCGTCCCCCCAGCGCGGAGAGCACCTGTTGGCTCCGGTCGCCCGGGACGGGCTCCCTGCGGTACTCGGGCGAGACGCCCAGCGGCGCCGAGACGAGCCGGGACGGGTCCACCAGTCCATGCGAGAGCAGCTCGTCGCGGATGGCCTGCGTGGGGTGGAAGACGAGGGCGGCGCGCTCGAGGCCCCGGAGCTGGGCCTTCGCCATGAGCCGGAACCACGCGGGGCGAGGGTCTCGATGCGGCTCCACGACGGCGCGGAACGCGTCCAGGTCGAAGCAATAGACACCCGTGCGCGAGGCGGGGAGCACGTGCGCCAGCTGCGCGTAGGTGTGGTCCACGATGTGGAACGCGTCGAACCGCTGTCGCGCGAGCAGCGCGTGGATGGGATAGCGCCCGAACCGGCCGAGGAGGCGGTCCGCGTTGAACGCGGCACGACGCTCGCCCACGCGAGGCAGTCGGCGGACCATCGTGGGCAGCGAGGGGCGCAGCCCTTGGACAGACACCTCGCGAGGATGCGCGGAGAGTCCTTCGAGGAGGGCTTCGCCCACCAGGTCCATGCTGGGCCAGCCCTCCTCGCGAGGGTCCATGAGCAGCGCGAGCCGGAGCGGCGAGGAGGACGTCAAGGAAGGCTCCGAGAGGAGGCGGGGCTCACGGCGCTGGCCGCAGCAGTGTCTCCACCGTGCGCTCCAGCGCGAAGCGTTCGCGATAGACCTGGGCCGCGCGAGCCCCCAGCGCGGCGAGCTCCTCGGGTCGCGAGAGGAGCCGCTCGGCGGTGTCGATGAGCGCGCCAGGCGTGCTCCCATCCGTGAGGGCGACCGCGCCCGAGCTCTTCCAGAGGGGCTCCGTGAGGTGCCCTGTCTGGGTGACGAGCGGCAGTCCCAACGCGAGCCCCGCCATGGCCGTCGTGCGGCGGGTGCTCACGCCATCGGGATACGGCTGCACCAGGAGGTCCATGGCCGCGAGGTGGGCCACCAGCGCGTCGGGAGCGAGCGAGTCCCGAGAGTGGATGCGCGAGCGCAGCCCCGGATGGCGGGTCGCCACCTCCTCGGCGAACTGCTGGCTGCCGCGCCCGAGCAGCAGCGCCTGTCGTCGCGCGTCCTGGTCCAGCAGCGGCACCAGGGCCGCTTCGAGCGGCGCGCGGATGGCGGAGCCGTACGTGCCGAAGTGGCCGAGCCACGGCCCCACGCCCAGCGTCGCGCGCACCTTCGCGAGCGCCATCGCCGGCACCGAGGTGGGGAGCGTGCTGGGCACAGGTCGCCACTCCGCGCGCTGGCGGATGGGGGAGGGGAGGTGCTCCGCCCAGGAGGGAATGGACACGAAGGCGCGGTCCGCCGCGCCCCCCACCAGTCGCGCCATCACCCGCGTGACACCCGCGAGCACCTGGTGCCGAGGCCGGGCGGACAGGCTCCAGGGGTAGACGATTTCGTGGAAGAAGACCCAGCGCTCATCCTGGCGACGCGAGGCGAACCACGCGCAGAAGGGCACGTTCATCGCCTTCATCCCGAAGGCGTGGGGCACGTACTGGAGCAACAGCCTGCGCGGCGCACGGCAGCGGTTCAGCTCTCGCGACAGCCCGCGCAGGCCCGGCGGCAGGAAGAGGCCGGGCGCACGGTGCACGGTGACACCGTCCTCCTCGAGCGTGCCCGACTCGCCCGGAGTCCAGACATGGACCTCCTGTCCCTCGCGGGCGAGCGCCTGGGCGACGAGCCGGGTGTAGTCGCTGACGCCGCCCGGCTGGGGTGGGTACTCACCGGTGAGCAGGTGCCAGGAGCGAGGCGGGTCCCCCACGGCTCAGGAGGCTTCCATGTCGCGGACGGCGAGCAGCTGGAAGGCGTGCTGGGGGAAGCGCGTGGCGAAGGGCTCGGTGAGGATGGACAGCCGGCTGCCCAGTCGCGCGGGCTTGATGCGCGGGTGCGCGAAGTCTCCGCGCAAGGGCTTCCAGCCGCTCATTCCCTTGACGCGATAGCCTCGCAGCTCGAAGTCATAGACCTCCCAACCCGAGCGGTGGACCTGGTGGACGTTGTTGTCCCACTCGTCCTGGGGAAGAAAGCCATTGGGCGTGAAGATGACCACGCGCTTGCGCGCGAGGGATTCCATCATCTCCAGCAACTGGTAGCCCTGGGGCTTCTCGAAGTGCTCGATGACATCCAGCGCGACGACGGCGTCGAAGCTCTTGGGGGCGAAGTGCTTGCCCACCTCGAGCAGGTCCATGCAGTGGTACTCCTGATGGATGCCCGCGGCGCGGCTGCGCTCGATGCTCACCGAGTACCCATCCACGCCCACCGAGCGGGAGAAGTGCTGGGAGATGTGGCGAAGGGGCGAGCCCGACCCACAGCCGATGTCGAGCACGCTGTCGCAGGAGCCGACCAGGGCTTCTCGCAAGGTGCGGTGGAAGACTTCGTGCTCGTCGACGAGCACCTCGCGCTTGAGGAACTGGAGGAGGGTCTGGCTCGGTGACATGGCCGATGGACCGTAGCCTCGCGGCTCCGTGAGGAGCAACCTTCGTGGTGAAGGAGCGAGCGGACAGTCAGGCCCTGGCTGCTGGTGGGACGTGGTGCGCTGCTCTCGTTGCTTGTGAGGCCGGGGTGGGCCTCGTACCATCCGGCCACCTTTCGCGCGCTGGAGCGCGAGCGGAGGCCGGGAGCGGGCCTCACTCTGGCGATGAACGCGACCGCGGCACCCGAGGTGGACACCGGTGAGGTGAGGGCCCGTGCCCTGAAGGGCATGATCGTGCTGGTGGCGCGCACGCTGGCCTCGCAAGGGCTGCGCGTCGTGAGCGCCCTGGTGCTCTCCCGTCTGTTGTTCCCATCCGACTATGGCTTGTTTGGAATCGTCTCGTATGCGGCCTCCCTGGGGGTGTTCCTGGGCGACCTGGGCCTGAGCGCGGCGCTGGTGCGCCAGCCGCACGAGCCCACCCAGGACGAGACCTTCACCATCTTCTGGTGCCACCAGGCGCTCACGGCCGTCATCGTCGCGGTGGTGTGTGCGTTGGCTCCGCGTCTCACGGAAGGGTACGCGTTGGGTCCTGGCGCGGTGCCCATGGTGTGTGCACTGGCGCTGGGGTTGTTCCTGTCCTCGTTGCGAGTGATTCCGCTGATGGCGCTGGAGCGCAAGCTGGCCTTCCCGGCGATCGCCCGCGCGGAGCTGGTGGAGAACCTGGCGCAGGTGGCCTTCACGCTGGTGTTCGCCTGGGCGGGGATGGGGGCGTGGGCGCTGGCCCTGGGCGCGCTGGTCCGAGGGGTCGTGGGCCTCGTGTGCATCTGGTGGGCATCCCCCTGGCGTCCGCGCGGGGTGTTCCGGCTGGAGGTGCTGCGGCGCCTCTTGGGCTTCGGGCTGGCGTTCCAGCTCCCCCCGCTGGTGGCGGCGCTGGTGGCGGGGTGGGTGCCCCTGGTGGTGGGGCACGTGCTGGGAAAGGAGAGCGTGGGCCTGGTGAACTGGGCCTGGGCGCTGGCCTCCACGCCGATGATGTTGAGCGCGGTGCTCAACCGCGTGGCGTTCCCCGCGTACTGCCGCTTGCAGGATGACCCGGCGGGGTTCGCGGAGTACCTGGCGACCTCGCTGCGGCGGCTGTCGGCGGTGCTGCTCCTGGCGCTCCCGGTGGCGGTGATGGGGATGCCGGTGCTGGTGCCGCTGTTCTTCGGAGACCGGTGGAGCGCGGCGGTGCCGCTGGTGCAATGGTTCAGCCTGGAGTGCCTGCTCGTCACGCTGACGGGGCTGCTCGCGACGGCGCAGAACGCGGGAGGTCGGCCCTGGGAGCGGCTGGTGGTGGTGGTCGGCGTGGGTGTGGCGAAGTGGGGCCTGGGGACGTGGGCCATCCACCGCTTCGGGTTGGCGGGCATCGGGCCCATGGGCGTGACGGTCTCCCTGGCGGAGGTGTGGGTGACGGCGTGGCTGGTGTCCCGGCTGAACCCGGCGCTGCGCGGGTTGGTGTTCCAGGTGGTGGAGCCCGTGGTCTTCGTGGGGATGTTGCTGGCGGGGACCTTCGTGGCGGTCGAGGCGTGGGTGTTCGAGGGCGCGCTGGTGCGGTGGGTGGCGGGCGTGGGGGTGTTCACGTTGTTGCTGCTGGTTCGCGAGCGGGTTCCCGGGACGCTGTCGCTCCTGGGCGTGCTGCGCGACATCCTGGCCTTCGTCCGTTCGCGGCGGGCCGCCACAACAGGGATGTGAGGCATTCGATGGCGAAGGCAGACCTGATCATCTCCATTGTCAATCACAGCAACCCCGAGCTGCTGCATGACTGCCTGCGCACGCTCTATGCGACGACGCGGGACTGCACCTTCGAGGTGTGGGTGGTGGACAACGCGACGGACGGGCGAGGCGTGGAGGCGATGCGCCGCGACTTCCCGCAGGTGCGCTGGTTGTTCAACACGGAGCGCAAGGGGTTCTCGGCCAATCACAACCAGGTGCTGAAGCAGGCGCACGGGCGCTACATCTGCATCTTCAATGACGACACCATCGTGCACGAGGGCGCGTTCGACGCGCTCGTGCGCTTCATGGATGAGAACCCGCGCGTCGGAATGGCGGGGGCGCGGCTGTTGAACGCGGATGGCACGGTGCAGAACTGCACCTTCCGGCCCATGTCGTTGTCGGGGCAGCTGTTCGACCTGGTCTTCCTGCCGCGTCCGCTGCACTTCCTGAAGCGGATGGAGATCGACCCGGCGCAGTACGGGCATGAGGAGGCCCGGGTGAACTGGGTGCTGGGCGCCTGCATCGTCGTGCGCGAGGAGACGCTGGCGGAGGTGGGGCTTCTCGACGAGGCGATGTCTCCGTTGGGGAACACGGAAGACACGGACTGGTGTGTCCGCGCGTGGAAGGCGGGCTGGGAGGTGGCGTTCTGTCCGGAGGCGGTGATTACGCACCTGTCGAGCCGCTCGTTCCGTCCCTCGGCGACGGGACCGGACAAGGTGCGGGTGGAACTGTGGCGCACGCGGGTGGCGTACTTCCGCAAGCACCATGGCCGGCTGCAGGAGTGGATGCTGCGCGCCATCCTGGTGGGGACGTTGCCGTACAACTCGATGGTGCTGACGCAGACGTTGCTGCGGGGGCGGATGGCGCTGCCGGAGTTCCGCAGGCAGCTTTCGACGTTCCTGCGCATCTCCGAGATGGGCCTGCGGGCGCGGGTCTGACATGCCGTTCTTCTCGGTCGTCATTCCCACGTACAACCGGGCGCGGCTGTTGGAGCGGACGCTCGCGTCGGTGTTCGCGCAGGAGGAGCGGGATTACGAAGTGCTCGTCGTGGATGACGGCTCCACGGACGACACGCTGGAGGTGCTGGGGCGGCTCGGCGAGAAGGTGCGGGTGTTCCAGCAGGCCAACGCGGGCCCGGGCGTCGCGCGCAACCTGGGCATCCGCGAGGCCCGGGGCGAGTACGTGGTGTTCCTGGACAGCGATGACCTGTGGTTCCCGTGGACGCTCGCGGTGTACCGGCAGGTGCTGCGTGAGCAGGGGATGCCCGCGGTGGTGATGGGCTCGTCGGTGACGTTCCAGAAGGAGGACGAGCTGGAGCGGGTGGCGAGAGAGCCCCTGAAGGTGGTGCCGTTCCAGGACTATCTGGCGAGCGCGGGGGATACGACGCCGCGCACGGCGTGTGTCCTGGCGGTGAGGACGGAGGCACTGCGGCGGGTGGAGGGCTTCACGCCGTTGCGCATCGTCGCCGAGGACTACGATTTGCTGTACCGGTTGGGAACCGAGCCAGGGTTTGCCTGGGTGCGCGCGCCGCTCGCGGTGGGCTACCGGAAGCACGAGGGCTCCGAGTCCACGATGCTGGAGTCCGCCCACCGGGGAATGGCGTACCAGTTGATGCAGGAGCGCTTGTCTCGCTACCCGGGTGGGACGGAGCGGAGGCGCGAGCGGTTGCAGATGCTGCTGTACGCCACCCGGCATGTCTCACACGTGATGGTGGAGCACGGCAGGATGGACCTCGCGCTCGACCTGTATCAACGGAGCCTGCCGTATCATCTGGAGGTTCCTCGCTGGCGGTACATGCTCGGGTTCCTGCCCAAGCTGGCCGTGCGGAGGCTGCTCCGGAGCGTTCGCCGAGGCTGAGGCGCGACGTGTGCCTCCAGGCTCATCACGGGCCTGGTTCCTTGTCTGTCCTTCAGGCGGGTTCCCGTGCATCGGGCGGTGCTGTGCATCTTCCTGAGAGGGGAAGTGTGCACGCACTGCCGGAGGCACGGGATGCGGTCGTCCGATGTGAAGGGGAGTGCTTGGGGAGGCATCGACCTGGGCGGGACGAAGATTGAAGCCGTTGTCGTCGACGGGGTGGGGAGGCCCTTGGGGAATGCTCGGCATCCCACGCCGGATGGTGGGCCGAAGGACGTGGTGCGTGCCATCTACGAGGCCCTGGAGGATGCCTCGCGGTCCGCGGGGCTGGCGCCTCGGCGGCTCGCGGGAGTGGGTGTGGGGGCTCCGGGCTCGGTGGACAGCAACACGGGGACGCTCGCGCGGGTGAGCAACGTGGGCAAGGGATGGACGGAGCCCTATCCCCTCGCGGGCGCGCTCGCAGACCTGGTGCAGGGCCCGGTGGTGCTGGGCAATGACGTGCAGGTCGCGGTGACCGCGGAGTACCGGCTGGGCGCGGGGATGCCCTATCGCTCGGTGTTGGGCGTGTGGTGGGGAACGGGCGTGGGCGGAGGGTTGGTGTTGGATGGTGTTCCCTGGCGAGGGCGTGGCGCCGCGGGCGAGATTGGCCATGTGGTGGTGAAGCCCGGAGGCTCGCGCTGTGGCTGCGGGCGCCGGGGCTGCATGGAGGCCTACGCGGGCCGAGGCTGCCTGGAGCTCAAGGCGCGCAAGGCGGTGAAGCGGGGCGAGAAGACGATGCTGCTCGAGTGGATGAAGAAGAAGGACCGGACCCGGCTGACGAGCAGCATCTGGAAGAAGGCGCTGGATGAGGGAGATGCCGTGGCGACGCGGCTCATCGACAAGGCGGTGTTGATGCTCGGAATCGGGCTTGCGTCCGCCATCAACCTGCTGGACGTGGACGCCATCATCCTCGGCGGAGGCTTGGGGACGCGGCTGGGCATCGAGTATGCGGACCGCATCCATGAAGCCATGCGCCCGCATGTCTTCGTCCCCGAGCGTCAGCCTCCGGTGGTGCTGGCACAGCTCGGAGAATTGTCTGGCGCCATCGGCGCCGCGCTCCTGGCGGAGCCTCCGTTGCACTGAGAGGGATTGGCCCTGTCAGGGCGCGGGGGACGAGACGGTGGCGAGTCTGGGAGCCTCTCCCGACCGCCGCTTCACTCGCAGGGCCAGGCGCTCGACGTACCTCCACGACAGGAGCCCCAGGAGCAGCGTGGGAGGAAACGAGAGCAGCGCGTTCTGCCACCACGGCATCGGTCCGCCCATCAGCGCCGTGACGGCTTGCTGCACGGGAAAGGCATAGATGTAGACGCCATAGGAGAAGTCCCCATGACGTCCGAAGTGTGCGAGCCGGCTCGGGAGGAACGCGAGGTACATCACCAGGTACGCCCCGCATGAGCCCATGGCCACCTTCAGCCCGGTCCCCGCCATCGCCGTGCCCGTCAGGACGGCGACACAACCCAGGGCGAGCCACGGGCTCATCCTCACCCGGTCCCTCCAGAGGTAGAGCACCATCCCGCCCCCGAAGTAGAGCCCGAGCTCCGGCCAGAACCCCAGACGGCCGATGTGCAGGAACGACACTCCCGCCGTGAGGCACCACCCCACGAGCGCCAGGTCCTTCCGGAGCAGCTTCGCCAGGCCCAGTCCCAGCACGACCAGGTAGAAGCCCACCTCGTACTTCAGCGTCCACAGCGAGCCGTTGACGGCGCTCGCATACACGTTCGACTGGAACACCCCCGGCAGCGCCCACTGCGGCTCGATGAGCGTGAGGTTGCGGAGGACGAACGTGTACGTCTCCGCGGAGGCGAAGTAGTCCCGCAGCGGCAGGGTGGTGAACACCGCCCCGAGCCCGAAGGCTGTCAGCAGCAGCGACACCGCGAGCCCCGGGAAGATGCGCAGCGTCCGGGCATGGAGGAACCCACGGGCATCCTGCCCACGCTCCCAGCTTCGCGAGATGAGGACCCCGCTGATGACCAGGAACACCGCGACACAGACAATCCCCAGGCTCACCTGGCCATGGGTGAAGACCGTCAGGGGCTCGGTGCCTTCCTTCGGTCCCTCGCCCAACGGAAACGCGTGACTGGCGATGACGCCCGAGGCCGCCGCGAAGCGCAGGAAGTCCAGGTTGTTGCTCCGGCCTTCGATGCACTCACGCAGCGTCGGGCGGGACGAGAGGGTCATGTCCGTGGCTCGTGGAGCTGTGAATACGGCCCTTGCACCTGGGCCCAGCGGCTCGCCAGGACGAAGAGAATCTCCCGCACCGCGTCTCCGCGAAGCGCGAGCGCGGGACTCGCGAGCCCCGCGCCCAGCAGGCGCGCCCAGTTCTTCACGCGACCGACGCCCGCGAACTCGCGGCCCAGGTAGCGCGCCTCGAGCGTCTTCTCGCTGCGCACCACCCCCACGATGAGCCGGAGGAAGTACCGGGTCTCGAAGCGGGAGCGCGGGATGAGGTGCCACACCTTCAGCGAGGGCGAATAGACGCGCCGATGTCCGGCCTTGCCCAGCAGGAATCCGAACTCGATGTCCCCACCACTCAGGAGC
This window contains:
- a CDS encoding acyltransferase, which codes for MTLSSRPTLRECIEGRSNNLDFLRFAAASGVIASHAFPLGEGPKEGTEPLTVFTHGQVSLGIVCVAVFLVISGVLISRSWERGQDARGFLHARTLRIFPGLAVSLLLTAFGLGAVFTTLPLRDYFASAETYTFVLRNLTLIEPQWALPGVFQSNVYASAVNGSLWTLKYEVGFYLVVLGLGLAKLLRKDLALVGWCLTAGVSFLHIGRLGFWPELGLYFGGGMVLYLWRDRVRMSPWLALGCVAVLTGTAMAGTGLKVAMGSCGAYLVMYLAFLPSRLAHFGRHGDFSYGVYIYAFPVQQAVTALMGGPMPWWQNALLSFPPTLLLGLLSWRYVERLALRVKRRSGEAPRLATVSSPAP